Proteins encoded in a region of the Mercenaria mercenaria strain notata chromosome 1, MADL_Memer_1, whole genome shotgun sequence genome:
- the LOC123545213 gene encoding uncharacterized protein LOC123545213 gives MVLMQIVRTEVKGPMQNQLFSKVDSVVQTKPDLEEFWKIESLGISEEQDGISDKITLTKFKETVRYDNRMYHVTLPWKETAPELPDTRDLALARLRSNVARMRNKPDILDKNNNVIKEQLSKGMSEPVETNSTGDLVHYIPNHAVITTQKSTTKLRVVYDASAKTKAENRTLNDSLYRGPVMLHDLCGLLMRFRLNRIALVSDIEKAFLQIGLQPSQRDVTRFLWIKNIKQPVVFTENIQEYRFCRVPVGVISSPFLLGATIESHLERYDNSTAEKIKDNIYVDNVIMGTNTWPEAFELYTDSKKMFNDASMNLREWASNSKELMEMILSKVKTDDQVIKVLGHTWITSNDTLALCVTDITCETRRLTKRIMLKQISSVFDPLGLLCPVVLKGKILLQSIWKKQIGWDDR, from the exons ATGGTGTTAATGCAGATAGTTAGAACAGAAGTGAAAGGTCCAAtgcaaaatcaat TGTTCTCAAAAGTTGATTCAGTCGTACAGACAAAACCTGATTTGGAAGAATTTTGGAAAATAGAATCACTTGGCATTTCCGAAGAACAAGATGGAATAAGTGACAAAATTACACTGACAAAATTCAAAGAAACTGTGAGATATGACAATCGAATGTATCACGTTACATTGCCGTGGAAAGAGACTGCACCAGAGTTACCAGACACCAGAGATCTTGCATTGGCTAGATTAAGATCAAATGTTGCTAGAATGAGAAATAAACCAGATATACTAGACAAAAACAACAATGTGATTAAAGAACAACTCAGCAAAGGAATGAGTGAACCAGTAGAAACTAATTCGACGGGTGATTTGGTGCATTACATTCCCAATCATGCCGTTATCACAACACAGAAATCTACAACTAAGTTGCGTGTGGTATATGATGCTTCGGCAAAAACGAAAGCTGAAAATAGAACTTTAAATGATAGTCTCTATAGAGGTCCTGTAATGCTGCATGATTTATGTGGATTACTCATGCGTTTCAGACTCAATAGGATCGCTCTTGTTTCCGATATAGAGAAGGCGTTTCTACAGATAGGATTACAACCTAGCCAACGAGATGTCACGAGATTTCTTTGgattaaaaatattaaacagcccgttgtgtttactgaaaatattcAAGAGTACAGATTTTGCCGTGTACCAGTTGGCGTAATATCTAGTCCTTTTCTTTTAGGTGCAACAATTGAGAGTCATCTAGAAAGATATGATAACAGCACTGCCGAAAAGATCAAAGATAATATTTACGTAGATAACGTTATTATGGGCACAAATACTTGGCCAGAAGCGTTTGAACTGTACACTGACAGCAAAAAGATGTTTAATGACGCATCAATGAATTTAAGAGAATGGGCATCCAACAGTAAGGAACTTATGGAAATGATACTATCAAAGGTCAAGACAGATGATCAAGTAATAAAGGTATTAGGACACACTTGGATTACATCGAATGATACTCTTGCATTGTGTGTGACAGATATCACCTGTGAAACCAGAAGATTGACCAAAAGgattatgttaaaacagatttcatCTGTGTTTGATCCGTTAGGATTATTGTGTCCAGTTGTGTTAAAGGGAAAAATACTTTTGCAATCAATATGGAAGAAGCAAATAGGCTGGGATGATAGATGA
- the LOC123545262 gene encoding alpha-(1,3)-fucosyltransferase C-like, whose amino-acid sequence MVQMFVKRTRLLLLLIASTIFGMSVMYSSKRLPISLNKHKYAVDRTTLPFNYNNNLEWNRLVDMIEIKGKSQNSFQSKRFLQILFINKPFWIDIARGNEYIRNNCHLKNCVLTNKITNISQMSAVVFSTTNKVRYDSSYLKGKRPYSQVWVFITMEPPEAVPSSRRWYRDPIWKKTMNWSWGYRLDSDIFRPIQVLTTRHVLPIRGYDAIFKRKNKFAAWVVSHCHAMSLRDEYVNALIREGVQVDIFGKCSKNKTIVSRKVAHQQINDDYKFYLSFENNFCKDYVTEKFYTYLGLDTILVVRGGLNYSEHFDQDAFIDTSSFSTVKALASYMLRVSQDIKLYTRYLQKKDMYKIADSYYSMYESECRLCDMIYNQERYQKTYEDITTYIHNGTCFNPDKIV is encoded by the exons ATGGTGCAAATGTTTGTCAAACG AACCCGATTGCTATTGCTTCTTATTGCCAGTACTATATTTGGAATGTCCGTCATGTATTCTTCAAAGCGATTGCCAATTTCGTTAAATAAACACAAATATGCAGTCGACAGAACTACGTTACCCTTCAACTATAACAACAATCTAGAATGGAATAGACTAGTGGATATGATTGAAATTAAAGGAAAATCTCAGAACAGTTTCCAAAGCAAACGTTTTCTGCAGATACTATTCATAAACAAACCATTTTGGATCGACATTGCAAGAGGAAATGAGTACATAAGAAACAATTGTCATTTAAAAAACTGTGTTTTGACAAACAAAATCACAAATATATCTCAGATGTCAGCAGTCGTCTTCAGTACGACAAACAAAGTCAGATATGATAGCTCATATTTGAAAGGCAAACGTCCTTATTCACAAGTCTGGGTCTTTATTACTATGGAGCCTCCGGAAGCTGTACCATCGTCACGTCGGTGGTACAGAGACCCAATTTGGAAAAAAACCATGAACTGGTCGTGGGGATATAGACTAGACTCGGACATATTTCGGCCTATTCAGGTATTAACTACAAGACATGTTTTACCTATCCGTGGTTACGATGCtatttttaaacgaaaaaataaatttgcagCTTGGGTTGTGAGTCACTGTCATGCTATGAGCCTTCGAGATGAATATGTGAATGCACTTATTCGGGAAGGTGTACAGGTTGATATATTTGGTAAATGTTCAAAGAACAAAACGATTGTTAGTCGGAAAGTGGCCCATCAACAAATAAATGATgactataaattttatttgtccttcgaaaacaatttttgtaaagATTACGTTACAGAaaaattttatacttatttaggTTTGGACACCATTTTAGTAGTTAGAGGTGGACTTAATTATTCGGAGCATTTTGATCAGGACGCGTTTATTGATACTTCGTCATTTTCAACAGTTAAAGCATTAGCAAGCTACATGTTAAGGGTCAGTCAGGACATAAAACTATACACCaggtatttacaaaaaaaagacatGTATAAAATTGCAGACTCATATTACAGCATGTATGAATCTGAATGTAGACTGTGTGACATGATATATAACCAAGAACGGTATCAAAAGACATATGAAGACATTACAACATACATACATAACGGAACATGTTTTAATCCAGATAAAATAGTCTAA